The sequence below is a genomic window from Aureispira sp. CCB-E.
ATGGGCATATCAGAGGGCGCTTCCAATTTTATATTATGTTGTTGAATCTCTGCTGCTTCTAAATTTTCAAACCGAGTATCCAAGAATTGATATAAATTTTGTTGTGTAAAATCGAGTGTTTTTCCATCCAAAACCCAATGACTTTTTGGGTTGGCATATTGGATTTTTAGTACTACAGCACCATAATCATTCCCTTGAGTTAGATATTGAGAGCTAATGTTGGGCAATGGAGTATCTTGTGCTTTTGTCATTGTCATTGCAAAAACAGTAAGAAGGACAACAAAAAATAGGTGTTGAACTTGTTTCATAACCAGCCATTTTGAATGTAGCACCTTTATTGGGAATAAGAACTCCTTTAATTAGATAAGTTCTAGTATATGGCATACTACATAGATTAAAAAGTAGATCAATAATGTAATTTAAATTTGGGGTTTAAAAAACAGGACGAGATAATCAAATATAGAAAAGGACTTAAATTGGATTGTATCTAAGCCCAAATGAATACTTTGTCATTTATTCTATATTGGAGGATAGCCTTTATACGATTAATATAGTTATAATTTTTATGCCAAAGAAATTATTATTTGTCATAAATATCTAGCAAACGTTTTTTTAAAGTATAAACGGCTTTTGTAGCGTAAATATTGGAAGCATTAACAAAAATAATAATGCCCAAGTCTTTTTCTTTCAAAATGCTCGTATGAGAATAAAAGGTACCAGCACTACCGTCGTGTGTGCTAACGTGTGTGCCATTTTTTAGCAGCCTAGTCCAGCCCATAGCATAGTTCTCCCGACCATAATGCACATAGTTATACGTATCAGCTTTTAACAAGTTATCTTGTCCTTGTACACCTTGTAAATGTGCTTGAACAAATTTAGCGTAATCCTCAATAGACATACTCAAGTCACCAGAGGGAGCAATAATGTCTTCCATTTGAAACATATTTCTAGCAGTCACAGCTCGAAGGTTAGAATCTAAAGGATGGACAGAATGATGCCCAAAAGGTTGATTGGCGTCGCTATCTGTAGGCCAACCAATAACCGCATCGATATCTAAAGGAACCAGTACATCGCTTAAAATAGCTTCCTCCCAAGTTGTTTCACTTACTTTTTCGAGCATAGCAGCAGCAATAGAATATCCTGCATTGGAATAAACGTAACCTTCTTGACTACCAACTTTTGCTGGGTTTTGCTTGAGCAACCATTTGGCAAAAGCACGACGTTTTTCCATGGGGTTGCCCGCAAATCGAGGCAAACTAGCCAAGTCCATTGCACTTGTAAACGGCTGAATTTTGCCTCTATGGCAAAGTAAATCAGATAGAGTAACGTTGTGGTATGTTTTTAATGCATCGTCTTCCCAATGTGGAAATATGTCTAAAATCTTGCTATCCCAAGTAATGAACCCGCTTTCTACCAAGCTTGCTGCCCAATGTGCTGTAATTGCCTTGGTCGTAGAGCCCATATGAAAACGGTCGCTAAGTTTTACTTTATCTTTGGTATAAATACGTCGTACGCCTGTTACACCTATGGCTTGAATGGCATCTTTGCGAACAACTGCTGCTGCCATGGCTGGCATATTGTATTTTGAACGTACTTTTTGAAGCAATAGATTAATATCCTCTAAATCTTCAATGTCTTTATTTTTTAGTTTTGAACTTGGGTTACAAGCCAGTAGAATGCTGAAAAGGAATAAAAAACTGAATATACGAATCATAATATTTTCTTTTGGGTACTAATTTAAACTTTTTATGGTAGCAATTTTAAAATTTTTGTTTGGTACACAGACTTAAAAAAAATAAAAAATCATGCAGCGTTTTTACAAAGTCTGCATCTAAGAGATAAATAATGAAGATGTTTATTGATAACTACTATTCTAGCATTACTCCGTTGAAAAATCGTATTAGTTTGATTATCAGTAAGATGTATCCTTATTAGCCTTTATGCTAAAAGACTGATAATCAAACTAATGCA
It includes:
- a CDS encoding serine hydrolase, which codes for MIRIFSFLFLFSILLACNPSSKLKNKDIEDLEDINLLLQKVRSKYNMPAMAAAVVRKDAIQAIGVTGVRRIYTKDKVKLSDRFHMGSTTKAITAHWAASLVESGFITWDSKILDIFPHWEDDALKTYHNVTLSDLLCHRGKIQPFTSAMDLASLPRFAGNPMEKRRAFAKWLLKQNPAKVGSQEGYVYSNAGYSIAAAMLEKVSETTWEEAILSDVLVPLDIDAVIGWPTDSDANQPFGHHSVHPLDSNLRAVTARNMFQMEDIIAPSGDLSMSIEDYAKFVQAHLQGVQGQDNLLKADTYNYVHYGRENYAMGWTRLLKNGTHVSTHDGSAGTFYSHTSILKEKDLGIIIFVNASNIYATKAVYTLKKRLLDIYDK